CGGCTTCCCCTTCGACCGCGGACCCTGGCTCAGCTGCGCCCGAACCAGACGGTTCAGCACTCCGCCGGCCAGCTCGTCGGCCGTCGCCTTGGCGTCGAACTTGCCGTCCGACTCCGTCACCGGCAGCGTGAACTTGCCGAACGGCACCCACGCCTGAGCCGTGCTGTTGCTCGAAGCCACCTGAACCAACGCCTCCTTGCCGTCGACCCGGATCCGGCAGGCCACCGCCGGCCCTTCGGGCTCCGCGGGAACGCCTTCGCGAGCCCACAGACCCAGCACCGGCTTGTCCTTCAAAGCCTTGGTCAACTCGTCGGCCGCCGCCTGCGACTCCGGCCCCTTGGCGTCGACCTGGAACAGCAGCACCCCCGTCTCATCGTCGGGCAGCGTGGCCAGCCGATCCACGAACTCCTGAGCCAGCGTCAGCTCGTACTCGTAGTTCTTGCCCCGCTTCTCGGCCATCCGAGCGATCACGTCCCAGTCCAGCCCCTGGGCCAGACGCCACATCACCAACTGGCTGATCGACTCCGGAGCCTTCTCGGCGGCCAGCCGACGCAGCGCCTTCTGCACCCGAGCGTCGGCGTTGATCTGCGACACGTCGCCGAGTTGGAGCTGCTCGCCCTCGGCGGGCAGCCGCACCGTGCCGTCCTCGTTGGGAGCGCTCAGGCTGACCAGACGGGTGGGCAGCTTGCGGTTCTGGCCCGGCTTGAGCGAGGCGTAGGGCAGCCCGGTGGGAGCGACCGACCGCATGCCCATACCCATGCCGCCCATGCCGCCGCCCATGCCGCCCATGCCACCCATGCCGCCGCCCATACCCATGCCGCCCATGCCGCCCATCATGCCGGTAGCGAGGCTGCGCTGGTCCCACGAGTCGTAGTCGCCGCAGAGCGACATGATCAGGCGGGCGAGCATCATCATGCCCATCATCGGCGGCATCGTCCCCGACATGCCGCCGCGACCACCCATCATGCCGCCGCCCATGCCGCCGCCCATACCACCCATACCGCCGCCCATACCGCCCATACCGCCGCCCATGCCACCCATGCCGCCGCCCATGCCACCCATACCGCCCATGCCGCCGCCCATGCCGCCCATGCCGCCCATCTGGCCGGCGGCGCCCTGAGCGATGAGACCGGGGGGCAGAACGACGTTGAGCTGGCGCTTGGACTTGTTGGTGACCGAAACGGTCATCCGGCCGTCGCCTCGGCCCTCGGCTTGCACGTCCACCAGGCCGTCGCGCATCGCGTCCAGCAGGTTTACGACAGGAACGTCGGCTTCGTTGTCAGCCTTGGCCGCGTCAGGCGCGGGCTTCGTTGGCTGTGCCTTGGGGTCATCGGCCCAGGCCGGCATAGCGGCGGAGACCAGGAGGAATCCCCCGGCCAGAAAACGAGTGCGGAACCGAGATGTCGACATGGCAAACGCCCTTCCGTCGAATTGGCCCGGGAGAGCCGCGCGCCGTGGCCGCCGTCTCGATCGAAGGACGCCGGGAGCGGGGCGTCGCGTCATCGCGGACTCGGCTCGGGTGGATCGTCGCCCCGGAGAGATCGTGTGGTGGTCTCGAGAAACTGGATAACCGTGGGAACCGATCTCCGCCGGGCCAGGCGGGTCCCCTGAGCGGGCGGGATCGGATTGGGTCGAAGCAGACGCCTATTTGGGAGCAGCTTAGATGATGGGGAGTTCGGTCGATTTGGTCTTTCAACCGGGACTCGTCCTATCACTTTCCAGTTTAACAGACGATTCTCCAGCGGCCCCTATTCGCGCCGATTCCCGCAGTTCGGCGCGGCGGTTCTGACGCCCGAGCGGGAGTCGACGGATAGGCTAAACTCGGCGGCGCATGCTCTCGGCGAGGCTTACGGAGAGTCTGCGGCCGTCCGGCCTTAGACGCGGCCCAGGTACTCGCCCGTGCGAGTGTCGACGCGCACAGTGGTACCTTCTTCAAGGTGTTCGGGAACCTGCACGACATGGCCGGTTACGAGCGTCGCCGGCTTTGTACGGCCGGTCGCCGAATTGCCGCGGACTCCCGGAGCGGTTTCCACGATCGTCATCTCGATCGTGTCCGGCAGGTCGATGGCGATCACCTCGTCGTCGACGACGAGCGCCTCGATTCCAGGCATGTTCTCCGTCAGGAACGGAATCTGGTCGGCCAGATCGTCGGCCTTGAACGAGAACTGGGAGAAGTCGCCCGAGTCCATGAAATGAAGGTCGTCGGCGTCCCGGTAGAGATACTGGATCGGCTTGCGCTCGAAGCTGGACTCGTTGAGCGAGTCGGTTCCTCGATACGCCTTCTCGACCCGATTCTTGGTCTTGAGGTTACGGGCTTTGACCTTGTAGAGCGTGGCGGCTCCGCGGGCCGACGGCGTTTGGACCTGGATGTGCTCGATCATATGCGGCGCGCCGTCGATCTCGACGACCATTCGACGCTTGAAATCCTTGGCGGGCACCACGGCGGGCGAACTCCCTTGGGACTGAAAGCAGGTGATTGAAGCGGGGCGACAAGTGTGTCGTGACGACCGAGACATCTTACTCAGCGGCCTCGCAAACGGTCAAAACCGTCTGGCGGGCGGCCTGGTGCGGAGAAATCGGCCGAGGGGGGTTCTTAACATACTCCCAGACTTATGTTAGACTGGTCGTTTCATCGAGCCGCAGCGCTCATCCAGAAAACCCACCCAACGGCACGAGGCCGACGAGCAGGGCGAGTACCTCGAGTGCTGGGAATTGGGCGCCTGAGCCCGGAACACACGAATCTCGCCGACCGCCCCGGGCTGACTCGGTCCGGGGCGTCGCGTTTCCCTGCCTCCCACTTACGAGACGAGAGACCTTCGCGATGCCCGACGTACGTGCTTTCCGCGGCGTCCGTTACGATGTGGCCCAGGTCGGCGCGCTGTCCGACGTGGTTGCGCCCCCCTACGACGTGATCGGCCCCGAGTTGCAGGACAAGCTCTACCAGGCCAGCCCCTACAACAGCATCCGGATGGAGCTGAACCGGGCCGAGCCGGGCGACTCCGCCTCCGAAAGCCCCTACACTCGCGCCGCCCGGTTCCTCCGCGACTGGCAACGCCAGGGCGTGCTCCGGACCGAGGAACAGCCGGCGTTCTACGTCTACGAGCAGACCTACCAGGTCGAGGGCGAGACCCACGTCCGCAAGGGCTTCTTCGCCCGTGTCCGGCTTGAGCCGTTCGGCGAGGGGAAGATCTACCCCCACGAACAGACGCTCGCCGGCCCCAAGGCCGACCGATTGGCTCTCTACCATGCGACGGGCTTCAACCTCAGCCCGATCTTCGGCCTCTACCCCGATTCGACCAACGAGGTCCTTCGCAAGGTCGAGGAAGGGATCAAGGACAAGACCCCGCTGATCGCCGAGGACCACCTCGGCGTCGTCAACAAGCTCTGGCTCTGCACCAACCCCGAGGTGATCTCGGCCGTCGGCGGGCTGATGGGGGGCCGACCGACGTTCATCGCCGACGGCCACCACCGCTACGAAACCGGGCTTCGCTTCCGCAACGAGAAGGAAGCCGCCGGCGAGTTGACCGGACCCGACGATCCGGCCAACTTCTGCCTGATGATGCTGGTGTCGATGAGCGATCCCGGCCTGCTCATTCTGCCCACCCATCGCCTGGTGAAGGGCTTCCCCGGGCTGACCGCCGAGGAGTTGGCGAACCGGCTCTCGCCTGAGTTCGACGTCAAGGTCGTCGGCGAAGGGGACGACGGTCTGGAAATCGCCGCTCTGGCGACCGAGGGGAGCGACGAGCAGGACGTGCTCGCCTTCGGCACGGTCGCCGACGGCAAGTGGACCGTCGCCCGGCTCCGCTCCGACGCGACGATGGACCGGCTCGCCCCCGACCACGGCGCCGACTGGCGTTCGCTGGGCGTAAGCATTCTTCAGGTGCTCGTCCTCGACCATCTGCTCGCCCCGTTGGCCAAGGATCGGTCGATCCGATACGTCCACCTGACCAGCGAGGTCCACGACGACGTGGCCGCCAAGGGCTGCGACCTCGCCTGCCTGGTTCCTCCGGCCAGCATGGAGCATGTCGAGGCCATCGCCTCGGGCCTGGAGACCATGCCCCCCAAGAGCACCTACTTCTATCCCAAGCTGCTCACCGGTCTCGTCTTCAACCCGATCCGTTGAAAAGCCCCGCAAAGTCGGCAAATCCCAATTGACGAGCGCCCGAGGGCCGCATAACACTAGTTGGCGGCCCTCGGGCGTCGTCGCTTTCCTTCGCGACGGATCACGCCTTCCACCGAGGCCGCTGGGAGTCGATTCCTCACCATGCCGGCTCGATCCAGACGGATCCTGCTGAACCTGTTCGCGATCGCGTACGGAATCGTCGCGATCGCCGGACCGGCGTTGCATGCGCTCCCG
The Paludisphaera rhizosphaerae DNA segment above includes these coding regions:
- a CDS encoding DUF1015 domain-containing protein, which gives rise to MPDVRAFRGVRYDVAQVGALSDVVAPPYDVIGPELQDKLYQASPYNSIRMELNRAEPGDSASESPYTRAARFLRDWQRQGVLRTEEQPAFYVYEQTYQVEGETHVRKGFFARVRLEPFGEGKIYPHEQTLAGPKADRLALYHATGFNLSPIFGLYPDSTNEVLRKVEEGIKDKTPLIAEDHLGVVNKLWLCTNPEVISAVGGLMGGRPTFIADGHHRYETGLRFRNEKEAAGELTGPDDPANFCLMMLVSMSDPGLLILPTHRLVKGFPGLTAEELANRLSPEFDVKVVGEGDDGLEIAALATEGSDEQDVLAFGTVADGKWTVARLRSDATMDRLAPDHGADWRSLGVSILQVLVLDHLLAPLAKDRSIRYVHLTSEVHDDVAAKGCDLACLVPPASMEHVEAIASGLETMPPKSTYFYPKLLTGLVFNPIR
- a CDS encoding elongation factor P produces the protein MVPAKDFKRRMVVEIDGAPHMIEHIQVQTPSARGAATLYKVKARNLKTKNRVEKAYRGTDSLNESSFERKPIQYLYRDADDLHFMDSGDFSQFSFKADDLADQIPFLTENMPGIEALVVDDEVIAIDLPDTIEMTIVETAPGVRGNSATGRTKPATLVTGHVVQVPEHLEEGTTVRVDTRTGEYLGRV